A region of the Variovorax sp. 54 genome:
GGCCAACAAGGTCGAGATGACCAAGATGCCCGAGCTGGTCGCCTTCATGCACAGCATGATCGGCCTGGCCGCGGTGTTCATCGGCGTGGCCGCCGTGGCCGAGCCCTGGGCCTTCGGCATCACCGCCGCGCCCGTGGCGGCCGTCATCGGCGCGCGCACGCCCGACGGCGCCGTGCTCTTCGAGGGCTTCGTGCGCCACGGCATTCCTTACGGCAACCGGCTCGAGCTGTTCCTGGGCGCGGCCATCGGTGCCGTCACCTTCAGCGGCTCGGTCATCGCCTTCGGCAAGCTGTCGGGCAAGTACAAGTTCCGCCTGTTCCAGGGCGCGCCGGTGCAGTTCAAGGGCCAGCACATGCTGAACCTGGTGCTGGGCCTGGCGACCATCGCACTGGGTCTGGTGTTCGTGGCCACCGAAAGCTGGCCGGCGTTCTTCGCGATGCTGGCGCTGGCCTTCGTGATGGGCGTGCTCATCATCATCCCGATCGGCGGCGCCGACATGCCGGTGGTGGTGTCGATGCTCAACAGCTACTCGGGCTGGGCGGCGGCCGGCATCGGCTTCAGCCTGAACAACGCGATGCTGATCGTGGCCGGTTCGCTGGTGGGCTCGTCGGGCGCGATCCTGAGCTACATCATGTGCAAGGCCATGAACCGCTCGTTCTTCAACGTGATCCTGGGCGGCTTCGGCGGCGAGGCGACCACGGCCACCAGCGGCGACAAGGAGCAGCGCCCGGTCAAGAGCGGCAGCGCGGACGACGCGGCCTACATGCTGTCCAACGCCGAGACGGTGATCATCGTTCCGGGCTACGGCCTGGCCGTGGCGCGCGCCCAGCACGCCGTGAACGAACTGGCCGAGAAGCTCACGCACAAGGGCATCAAGGTGAAGTACGCCATCCATCCCGTGGCCGGCCGCATGCCGGGCCATATGAACGTGCTGCTGGCCGAGGCCGAGGTGCCGTACGACCAGGTGTTCGAGATGGAGGACATCAATGGCGAGTTCGCGCAGGCCGACGTGGCGATCATCCTGGGTGCCAACGACGTGGTGAACCCGGCCGCGCTCACCAAGGGCACACCGATCTACGGCATGCCGATCCTGGAAGCCTACAAGGCCAAGACCGTCATCGTGAACAAGCGCTCCATGGCCGCCGGCTACGCGGGCTTGGACAACGAACTCTTCTACATGGACAAGACCATGATGGTCTTTGGCGATGCGAAAAAAGTAGTGGAAGATATGGGCAAGGCCATCGAATAGGCCGAAGGTCCGCGCCCGCGTGCGGGCCCGATCGTCGCGGCGCCTCACGTGCGCCGTTTTCGTTTTTAAAAACTCATCCGACTCCGAGGAGACACATCCATGACCGAACGCCCCTGGCTCAGCAGCTACCCGCAAGGCGTGCCCGCCGACATCGACGCGTCGCACTACCCGTCGCTGGTGGCGCTCATGGAGGAGAGCTTCACCAAGTACGCCGACCGCACGGCCTACAGCTTCATGGGCAAGGACGTCAGCTACGGCGAGACCGACAAGCTCAGCAAGGCCTTCGCGACCTACCTGCAGGGCCTGGGCCTCGTGAAGGGCGACCGCGTCGCCGCGATGATGCCCAACTGCCCGCAGTACCCGATCGCAGTGGCCGCCATCCTGCGCGCAGGCCTCATTCTGGTGAACGTGAACCCGCTGTACACGCCGCGCGAACTCGAGCATCAGCTCAAGGACTCGGGCGCCAAGGCGATCATCATCATGGAGAACTTCGGCACCACGCTGCAGCAATGCATCGCGGCCACGCCGATCAAGCACATCGTGCTGGCCTCCATGGGCGACCGGCTCGGCTTCCTGAAGGGCGCGCTGGTCAACTACGTGGTGCGCAACGTCAAGAAGCTGGTGCCCCACTTCAGCCTGCCGGGCGCCGTGCGCTTCAACGACGCGCTCGACAAGGGCGCGAGCGGCAAGCTCAAGCCCGTGGCCGCCGGCCCCGACGACGTGGCCGTGCTGCAGTACACCGGCGGCACCACGGGCGTGTCGAAGGGCGCGGTGCTGCTGCATCGCAACGTGATCGCCAACGTGCTGCAGTCCGAGGCCTGGAACCAGCCGGCCATGGCCAAGGTGCCGGCCAACGAGCAGCCCACCAGCGTGTGCGCGCTGCCGCTGTATCACATCTTCGCGTTCACGGTCGGCATGATGCTGAACATGCGCACGGGCGGCAAGCTGATCCTGATCCCGAACCCGCGCGACATTCCCGGCGTGCTGAAGGAACTGTCGAAGCACACCATCCACAGCTTCCCGGCCGTCAACACGCTGTTCAACGGGCTGGCGAACCATCCCGACTTCAACACCGTCAACTGGAAGAATCTGAAGATCTCGGTCGGCGGCGGCATGGCGGTGCAGGCCGCGGTGGCCAAGCTCTGGCTCGAGAAAACCGGCTGCCCCATTTGCGAAGGCTACGGCCTTTCGGAAACCTCGCCCTCGACCACCTGCAACCCGACCAACAGCACGGCCTACACCGGCACCATCGGCCTGCCGCTGCCGAGCACCTGGCTCAAGCTGCTCGACGACGACGGCAACGAAGTGCCGACCGGCGAGCGCGGCGAGATCGCCATCAAGGGCCCGCAGGTCATGGCCGGCTACTGGCAGCGCCCCGACGAGACCGCCAAGGTCATGACGCCCGACGGCTACTTCAAGAGCGGCGACATCGGCGTGGTCGACGAGCGCGGCTACTTCAAGGTGGTCGACCGCAAGAAGGACATGATTCTGGTGTCGGGCTTCAACGTGTACCCGAACGAAATCGAGGACGTGGTGTCGATGCTGCCCGGCGTGCTCGAATGTGCAGCCGTTGGCGTGCCCGACGACAAGACCGGCGAGGCCGTGAAGCTCGTCATCGTCAAGAAGGACCCGGCACTCACCGAAGCGCAGGTGCGCGAGTACTGCCGCGCCAACCTCACGGGCTACAAGCAGCCGCGCGTGATCGAGTTCCGCACCGACATGCCCAAGACCCCGGTGGGCAAGATCCTGCGGCGCGAACTGCGGGATAGCAAGAAGTAGTAAGGGTTCCGCCCGGGTGGGGCCGGGGCATCGATCTTGCATATTCGCGGATCGATGCTCAGATTCATTTCAGTCCGCCTAGGCTTGCTCGTGCCGACCTTCCTCGGCATGACGCTGCTGGCCTTCTTTCTCATCCGGCTGGTGCCGGGTGACCCCATCGAGACGATGGCCGGCGAGCGCGGGATCGACCCCGCGCGGCACGCCGAGCTGCGCACCGCCATGGGCCTGGACAAGCCCTTGCTCGTGCAATACGGCATCTACATCGGCCGCGTGCTGCAGGGCGACCTGGGCAAGTCGCTCATCACGCAGGACACGGTGATGAGCGAGTTCCTCGCGCTCTTTCCGGCCACCGTCGAGCTCGGCGTGTGTGCGATTCTTTTCGCGCTGCTGCTCGGGTTGCCGGCCGGCATCCTCGCGGCGGTGCGGCGCAACTCCATCTTCGACCACGGCGTGATGGCGACATCGCTCACCGGCTACTCGATGCCGATCTTCTGGTGGGGCCTGCTGCTCATCCTGTTCTTCTCGGTGCAGCTGGGCTGGACGCCGGTGTCGGGCCGCATCTCGGTGCAGTACTTCATCGAGCCGCAGACCGGCTTCCTGCTGATCGACGCGCTGCGCGCCGGCGAGACCGAGGCCTTCTGGTCGGCGCTGCACCACCTCATTCTTCCGGCCATCGTGCTGGGCACCGTGCCGCTGGCCGTCATCGCGCGCATGACGCGCTCGGCCATGCTCGAGGTGCTGGGCGAGGATTACATCCGCACCGCGCGCGCCAAGGGCCTGTCGCGCTTTCGCGTGGTGGGCCTGCATGCGCTGCGCAACGCGCTGATCCCGGTCGTGACCGTGATCGGGCTGCAGGTCGGCGTGCTTTTCACCGGCGCGATCCTGACCGAGACCATCTTCTCCTGGCCCGGTGTCGGCAAGTGGCTCATCGAGGCCATCGGCCGGCGCGACTACCCCGTGTTGCAGGGCGGCATGCTGCTGCTCGGCGGCATCGTGATGCTGGTCAATCTGCTGGTCGACGTGATGTACGGCGTCATCAACCCGCGCATCCGGCGCTGACGCATGGCGACGACACACACCGTTTCCACGGGCGCGAGTCCCGCACCTCCCGGCCCCTGGCGCGAGTTCTGGACCGCCTTCTCGGCCAACCGCGGCGCCGTCTTCGGCCTCGTCACCATCGTGGTGCTGCTGCTCGTCGCGTTGTTCGCGCCGTGGATCGCACCGCATGCGCCGAACGAAACCAACAGCGCCGCCTTCCTGAAGCCGCCGGCCTGGCAGGCGGGCGGTTCTTGGAGCTACCTGCTCGGCACCGATGCCATCGGGCGCGACATCCTGTCGCGGCTCATGCACGGCGCGCGGCTGTCGCTGTCGATCGGTGTTGCGGTGGTGGCGCTGTCGGTGGTGGTGGGCGTGGCGCTCGGGCTGGTCGCCGGCTTTTTCCGCGGCGTGCTCGAGATCGCGATCATGCGGCTGATGGACATCGTGCTCACGCTGCCGAGCCTGCTGCTCGCCATCGTGATCGTGGCCATCCTCGGGCCGGGGCTGGTCAACGCGATGCTTGCGGTGGCCATCGTGGTGCTGCCGCACTACGTGCGCATCACGCGCGCCGCCGTCATTGCCGAGGTGTCGCGCGACTACGTGACGGCCGCGCGCGTGAGCGGCGCCGGCACGCTGCGGCTGATGTTCCGCGAGGTGCTGCCCAACTGCGCCGCGCCACTGATCGTGCAGGCGTCGCTCGGCATCTCGACCGCCATCCTCGATGCGGCGGCGCTCGGCTTCCTCGGCCTCGGCGCGCAGCCGCCGTCGCCCGAGTGGGGAACGATGCTGGCCGATGCGCGCGAGTTCGTGCTGCGTGCGTGGTGGGTCGTCACCTTCCCGGGCCTCGCGATCCTTGCGGCGGTGCTGGCTTTCAATCTGCTGGGCGACGGGCTGCGCGATGCGCTCGACCCGAAGCTGAAACGATGACAGCCCTCCACGATCTGATTCCAGGGGTACCGCGGAACCGGCTTTGCCGGGCCGCTGGTGCCGCCCCCTGCAAGGGGGTTGGCGAAGCGACACGAAGTGCGCGAAGACTGGGGGTGAGGTGAGTCTTCTCGATATCAAGGACCTGCACGTCGAGTTCCCCACGCAAGGCGGCGTGATGCACGCCGTCGACGGCGTGAGCCTCACGCTCGAAGAGGGCGAGGTGCTCGGCATCGTCGGCGAATCGGGCTCGGGCAAAAGTGTCACGATGATGGCGCTCATGGGCCTCATCAGCTACCCGGGCCGCGTGCGCGCCGACCACATGTGCTTTGCGGGCAAGGACCTGCTCGGCATCTCCGACAAGGCGCGCCGCGCGCTCGTCGGCAAGGAGGTCGCGATGATCTTCCAGGAGCCGACCACCAGCCTCAACCCCTGCTTCACCATCGGCTTCCAGCTGATGGAGACGCTGCGGCTGCACCTGAAGCTCGACAAGCGCGAAGCGAAGAAGCGCGCCACCGAGCTGCTCGAACAGGTGGGCATTCCGGCCGCATCGTCGCGCCTGGGCAGCTACCCGCACCAGCTCTCGGGCGGCATGAACCAGCGCGTGATGATCGCGATGGCCATCGCCTGCAACCCGCGCCTGCTGATCGCCGACGAGCCGACTACCGCGCTCGACGTGACCATCCAGGCGCAGATTCTCGACCTGCTGCGCGACCTGCAGAAGGAGCGCGGCATGGCGCTCGTGCTCATCACGCACAACATGGGCGTGGTCAGCGAGATGGCACAGCGCATCGCCGTGATGTACGCGGGGCAGGTGATGGAGCATCAGCGGGTCGACCGCCTGTTCGCATCGCCGCAGCACCCGTACACCGAGGCCTTGCTCGCGGCGTTGCCCGAGCGCGCCGCGCCCGAAGGGCGACTCGCCACCATCAGCGGCGTGGTGCCCGGCGTGCACGACCGGCCCGCGGGCTGCCTGTTCGCGCCGCGCTGCGGCTACGTCACCGAGCGTGCCTGCCAGGTGCGGCCTGCGTTGCGTGCGTGGCAAAGCGCCGAGGTGCGTTGCCACTTTCCGCTCGATGAGCCAAGGCGTGCCGAAGCCATCGCGCAAGACCCGCCGCGCGCTGCCATCGCGGAGGTGCTGCCATGAGCGACGCACCGCCGGAGATCGTGGTCGAGGCGCGCAACCTGCAGCGCACCTACGCCGTGCGACGCGGACTGTTCCGCGCGCCGGCGCAGCTGCGCGCCGTGGGCGACATCTCGTTCCGCCTCGAACGCGGGCGCACGCTGGCGGTGGTGGGTGAATCGGGCTGCGGCAAGTCGACGCTCGCGCGCATGGTCGCGCTGATCGAGAAGCCGACCGCCGGGCAACTGACGCTCATCGGCGCCGATGCCGTGAGCCCGCCGCATGAACGCAAACGCGAGCTGCGCCAGGCCGTGCAGTTGGTGTTCCAGAACCCGTATGGCTCACTCAACCCGCGCAAGAAGATTTCGGCAGTGCTCGAAGACCCGCTGGCCATCAACACCACGTTGAGCAAGGCGGAGCGCGCCGACAAGGCGCGCGAGATGCTCGCGCGCGTCGGCCTGCGCCCCGAGTACGCCAACCGCTACCCGCACATGTTCTCGGGCGGCCAGCGCCAGCGCATTGCCATCGCGCGTGCGCTCATGCTGTCGCCGCGCCTCTTGGTGGCCGACGAGCCGGTGTCGGCGCTCGACGTGTCGATCCAGGCACAGGTGCTGAACCTGCTGGCCGACCTGCAGGCCGAGCTGGGGCTGGCCTACCTCTTCATCTCGCACGACCTGGGTGTGGTGCGCCACATCGCGCACGACGTGCTCGTGATGTACCTGGGCCACGCGGTGGAGCAGGGGCCCAAGTCGCGCATCTTTGCGCGCCCGCTGCACCCGTACACGCAGGCGCTGCTGGCCTCGACGCCGGGCCTGAGCAGCCAGCGCATCGTGCTCAAGGGCGAGCTGCCGTCGCCGCTGAACCCGCCCACGGGTTGCGTCTTCAGCACGCGCTGCCCGCATGTGCAGCCGCGCTGCCGCGAGGAGCGACCTGCGCTGCGTGCGCTCGACGAGCGGCTGGTGGCCTGCCACTTCGCCGAGCAGTTTCTCGAAGGTGTGCCTGCCGTGCGCGCCGATGGTCCCGTGCTCGCTGCTTCCTGAAGAGTGAAGTGGCGATTTTTTCAACCCTGTCTCGAGGAGTCCCCATGAAGACCCAGCCCTCCGTTTCGCGCCGCTCACAAAAGCTGGCGCTTCTGGCACCGGCAGCGCTCACGGCCCTTACCCTGGCCTGCGGCGCCGTGTCAGCCAAGACGTTGGTGTACTGCTCCGAAGGAAGCCCGGAAAATTTCTATCCGGGCATGAACACCACCGGCACGTCGTTCGACGTGACCACGCAGGTCTACAACACCATCGTCGAGTTCGAGCGCGGCGGCACCAAGGTCATGCCGGGCCTCGCTGAAAAATGGGACATCTCGGCCGACGGCACCGTGTACACCTTCCACCTGCGCAAGGGCGTGAAGTGGCACACCACGAGCAAGAGCTTCAAGCCCACGCGCGACTTCAACGCCGACGACTTCATCTTCATGCTCGAGCGCCAGTGGAAGGAGAGCGACCCCTTCTTCAGGGTCACGAGCCAGAACCACTCGTACTTCAACGACATGGGCATGCCCAAGCTCTTGAAGTCGGTGGACCGCATCGACGACCACACGGTGAAGATCACGCTCAACCAGGCCGAGGCGCCGTTCCTGGCCAACCTGGCGATGCAGTACGCGGGCATCCAGTCGAAGGAATACGCCATCGCGATGCTGAAGGCCGGCACGCCCGAGAAGGTCGACCAGGACCCGGTCGGCACCGGGCCGTTCTACCTCGTGCAGTACCAGAAGGACGCGATCATCCGCTTCAAGGCCTTCCCGCAGTACTGGGGCGGCAAGGCCAAGATCGACGACCTCGTGTTCGCGATCACGCCCGATGCCTCGGTGCGCTGGGCCAAGCTGCAGAAGGGCGAATGCCACGTCATGCCGTACCCGAATCCGGCCGACCTCGATGCGATCCGCAAGGACCCGAACGTGCAGGTGCTGGAGCAGCCCGGCCTGAACGTCGGCTACCTCTCGTACAACACGACGAAGAAGCCCTTCGACGACGTGCGCGTGCGCAAGGCCATCAACATGGCGATCAACAAGAAGGCCATCATCGACGGCGTGTACCTCACGACCGGCGTGGCTGCGAAGAACCCGATTCCGCCGACGCTGTGGTCCTACAACGATGCGGTGAAGGACGACCCGTACGACCCTGAAGCCGCGAAGAAGCTGCTGGCGCAGGCCGGTTTCCCCGACGGCTTCAGCACCGACCTGTGGGCCATGCCGGTGCAGCGTCCGTACAACCCGAACGCCAAACGCATCGCCGAGCTGATGCAGGCCGACCTCGCCAAGATCAACGTGAAGGCCGAGATCAAGAGCTTCGAGTGGGGCGAGTACCGCAAGCGCCTGCAGGCCGGTGAACATCAGATGGGCATGCTGGGCTGGACCGGCGACAACGGCGACCCGGACAACTTCCTGTACACGCTGCTGGGCTGCGCCTCGGCCAAGTCGGCCAGCGGCAGCAACATCTCGAAGTTCTGCTACCAGCCGTATGAAGACCTCGTGGTGAAGGCCAAGAGTGCGACCAAGCAGTCGGAGCGCGATGCGCTCTACAAGAAGGCGCAGGTCATCTTCAAGGAGCAGGCGCCGTGGTTCACCATTGCGCATGCGGTGCAGTTGAAGCCGGTGCGCAAGGAAGTGATCGACTTCAAGCTCAGCCCCTTCGGTCGCCACACGTTTTACGGCGTGGACATCAAATAAATAAGCAAACCCCCAGGCTTCGCGCACTTCGTGTCGCTACGCCAACCCCCTTGCAGGGGGCAACACCTGCGGCCCGGCAAAGCCGGTTCCGCGGTGTTTCTGGAACAGAGAAAGTCTTGTTTTGAGTTCTGTGTTGTCCAAGCCCATCGCCATCGTGGCGGCCATGCACGAGGAGCTCAGTGCGCTCCTCGCGCGCATGCCCGACGAGCAGCGCGTGCGCGTGGCCGGCCGCGACTTCTGGGTGGGCCACCTGCAAGGCCAGCCCGTGGTCGCGGTGCTGTCGCGCATCGGCAAGGTCGCGGCGGCGGTCACGGCCACGGTGCTGCTCGAACGCTTCGGCGTGCGGGCGATCGTGTTCACGGGCGTGGCCGGCGGACTGGCACCGGGCGTGAACGTCGGCGACGTGGTCGTGGCGACCGAGCTGCTGCAGCACGACATGGACGCCTCGCCGATCTTTCCGAAGTACGAGGTGCCGCTGATGGGGCGCTCACGCTTCGCGTCCGATGCGGCCATCGGCGATGCACTGGCGGCGGTGGCTGAAGCTGCGCTGCGCGATCCGGTGCGCCTGGTGGGGCAGAAGGCCGTCGATGAATTCCATCTGCATTCACCGAAGGTCCATCGCGGCCTGCTGATCAGCGGTGACCGCTTCGTATCGACCACCGCGGAGAGTGGGGCCCTGCAGCGCTCGTTGCCCGATGCGCTCGCGGTCGAGATGGAAGGCGCGGCGATGGCGCAGGCCTGCCACGACTACGGCGTGCCCTTCGCGGCGCTGCGGACCATTTCGGACCGCGCCGACGATGCCGCGCACGGTGACTTCACGCGCTTCGTGGCTGAAGTGGCGAGCCGCTACAGCCTCGCGCTTGTCGACGCGTGGCTTGCTTCCTTGCCGCGCGACGTGGCCTGAAGCACCTACGGCGCGAGCCGGCGCAGCGACGGCAGGTCGCGCAACAGTGGCGGGATCGACAGCGCCAGCAGCAGCGCGGCCAGCGGCACGACGCAGATGAATCCCACGTGCTTGAAGCCCAGCGCGCCGACCGCGCCGCCGAGCACGAACATGCCGACCAGCCCGCCGCAGCGACGCAGCCTGCTGCGGTCGTGGCGCACCGGCAGCGGTGTGGACGGCGCGCGCCGGTTCCAGTAGAGCATCTTGCCCAGCTCGATCCCCACGTCGGTGATGTTGCCGGTCATGTGGGTGGTGCGCGTGCTGCCGCCCGAGGTCTTCGACGCCACGGCGTTCTGCAGCCCCATGATGAACGACAGCAGCAGCACCGTGAGTGGCACCGCGAACGGCGTGGCCCAGGTCAGCGTGATGGCGCCGGCGAGCCCGAACGGGAACATCAGCGCGGCCTCCAGCAGCAGCGGCAGCGCATACACGCCATGCAGCCGATGTTGTCGCGCCCAGTTCACCAGCACCGCGCAGACCGCCGCGCCGCTCACGAACGCGAGGATCGCGCCCACCGCGTTCAACAGCAGCGTGAGGTTGCCCAGCACCATGCCGTCCGCCAGCTGCGAGGCGAAGCCGGTCATGTGCGAGGTGTACATGTGCAGCACGAGGAACCCGCCCGCATTGACGGCGCCGGCATTGAAGGCCAGCAGCAGGCCGAGCGCGGTGTTCGTCGACGGCGCGCGGTGGCGGTTGGTGAGGAAACGAAGTCTGCGCACGGGGCCCTCCAGGTCAACTGCCTGTCGACAGTCACTCTAGCACCCAGTGTGAAGAACTACTTGAGCCAGCCGCGCCGGCGGAAGTACCACATCGGCACCAGTGCGCTGGCTGCCATCAGCGCGATGGCGTAGGGGTAGCCCATGGCCCAGTCGAGTTCGGGCATGAACTTGAAGTTCATGCCGTAGATGCTCGCGATCAACGTGGGCGGCAGCAGCGCGACGCTGGCCACCGAGAAGATCTTGATGGTCTTGTTCTGGTTGATGTTGATGAAACCGACGGTCGCATCCATCAGGAAGTTGATCTTGTCGAACAGGAAGGCCGTGTGGTTGTCCAGCGATTCGATGTCGCGCAGGATCTGCCGCGCTTCTTCGAACTGCTCGGCGTTGAGCATCTTGCTGCGCATCATGAAGCTCACGGCGCGGCGTGTGTCCATCACGTTGCGGCGGATGCGGCCGTTCAAGTCTTCCTGCCGTGCGATGAGGCCGAGCACCTCGCCGGCCAGCTCGTCGGTGACGTTGCCCGACAGCACTTTCTTGCCGGCCACTTCGAGCTCGTCGTAGATGTTCTCCAACGTGTCGGCCGAGTATTCGGCGTCGGCGTCGAAGAGCTTGAGCATCACTTCCTTGGCGTCTTCGATCAGCCCCGGTGCGCGGCGTGCGCGCATGCGCAGCAGGCGGAACACGGGCACGTCTTCGTCGTGGATCGAGAACAGCACGCCGCGGCTGCGCAGGTCGGTGTTGTGCTGGTTGAGGATGAAGGCGACGCGCACCGTGCGCGGGTCTTCGTCGTCGTCGATCAGGAAGTCGGAGCGGATGTGCAGTTCGCCGTTGTCTTCTTCGTAGAAGCGCGCCGATTCCTCGATGTCCTCGTCCATCGCGTCTTCGGGAATCGAGAGGCCGTAGTACTGCTTGATCCAGCGCTTTTCTTCGAGCGTGGGCGACTCGAGGTCGACCCAGATCGGCTGGAACTTGGAGAGCTCTTCGAGCGACTCGATCTCTTCCTGGACGAGACGGCCGTTGGCGAGCGTAAAGATATTGAGCATGGGCTCACTCCCGGGAATGACTGAACGATGGGCGAGGGAGGGGCGCTTTCAATTCCCGCAGACCCGGCGTCAGTACATCACGCGCGGCGTCGCAAGGGAGTTGAAAGCTGCCGAGACGGGGCGGTTTCCATGGGGAGTCTCCGGTTGCAGCGAGGCGCGATTATGTCACTGGCCACTGGGCCACAAGGTGCATGGACTGGACGGACATACAGTAAAGTCGTGCCCATGCAGACCCCTGCGTCCCCCGTTCTTTCCGCCCCTCCGAAGACGCAAGCCGAGCGCCTGGCCGCGGCGCTCGCCGCGCTCAACGACGACCAGCGCGCGGCGGTCGAGCACGGCGTGGGCGCAGCGGTCGGCGAGGACCACAGGCCGCTGCTCGTGATCGCCGGCGCCGGCTCGGGCAAGACCAGCACGCTGGCGCACCGGGTGGCGCACCTGATCGCGGGCGGGGTCGATCCGCAGCGCCTGCTGCTGCTCACGTTCTCGCGCCGCGCCGCGCAGGAAATGGAGCGCCGCGCGGGCCAGGTGCTGGCGCGTGTGCTGGGCCTGAAGTCGGAGCGCCCGCCGGCGCTGCCGTGGGCCGGCACCTTCCACGGCATCGGCGCGCGGCTGCTGCGCGAGTACGCCGCGCAGATCGGGCTCGACGAGAACTTCACCATCCACGACCGCGGCGACGCCGAAGACCTCATGGGGCTGGTGCGGCACGAGCTGGGGCTGTCGTCCACGGTCAACCGCTTTCCGCGCAAGGGCACCTGCCTGTCGATCTACTCGCGCTGCGTGAACACGCGCGCGCCGCTGGCCGAGGTTCTGAAAGACAACTTTCCCTGGTGTGCCGAGTGGGAGGCCGAACTCAAGAAACTGTTTGGCGCGTACGTCGAGGCCAAGCAGCAGCAGAACGTGCTCGACTACGACGACCTGCTGCTCTACTGGGCCGAGATGGTCGCAGAGCCCGCGCTGGCCGCGCACGTCGGCGCGCGCTTCGACCACGTGCTGGTCGACGAGTACCAGGACACCAACCTGCTGCAGGCCGAGATCCTGCGGGCGATGAAGCCCGACGGGCGCGGCGTGACGGTGGTGGGCGACGACGCGCAGTCGATCTATTCGTTCCGCGGCGCCACGGTGCGCAACATCCTCGACTTTCCTTCGCAGTTCTCGCAAGAGGCGCGCATCGTCACGCTGGAGCGCAACTACCGCTCGACGCAGCCGATCCTCGACGTGTCGAACCGTGTCATCGCGCAGGCCGCCGAGCGGCACGCCAAGACGCTGTGGACCGACAAGCCCTCGGCCGGCAAGCCGGTGCTGGTGCTCGTGCCCGACGAGGCCGGGCAGGCGCGCTGGGTGGCCGACAAGATCCTGGCGCATCGTGAGGGCGGGCTGGCGCTGAAGTCGCAGGCGGTGCTGTTTCGCACCTCGTCGCACAGCGCGGCACTCGAACTGGAGCTGGCGCGGCGCAACATCCCGTTCGTGAAGTTCGGCGGTCTCAAGTTCCTCGAGGCCTCGCACGTGAAGGACCTGCTCGCCGTGCTGCGTTTCGCGCAAAACCCGCGCGGGCGCATGGCGGGCTTCCGGGTCACGCAGCTCATTCCGGGCGTGGGCCCGGCCACCGGCACGCGCCTGCTCGACGCGATGGACCAGGCGGCCGACCCGGCCGCGGCGGTGCGCGACTTCGTGCCGCCGTCGGCCGCGCGTGAACAGTGGGCCGACTTCGCCCAGGCCTATGCCGCCTTGCGCGAGCCGTCCCTGAAGTGGCCGGCCGACGTGGAAGTCGCGATGCAGTGGTACCAGCCGCACCTGGAGCGGCTGTACGAAGACACCTCGGGCGTTCGACGCGCCGACGTCGAGCAGCTGGCGCGGCTGGCGGGCGGCTATGGCTCGCGCGAACGCTTCCTCACCGAGCTCACGCTCGACCCGCCCGAAGCCACCAGCGACCGGCCCGGTCCGCCGTCGCTCGACGAGGACTACCTGATCCTCTCGACCATCCATTCGGCCAAGGGGCAGGAGTGGAATTCGGTGCATGTGATCAACGTGGTCGACGGCTGCATGCCGGCCGACGTGGCGCAGGGCGCGCATGAGCTGGAAGAAGAGCGGCGCCTGCTCTACGTGGCGATGACGCGGGCCCGCGACCACCTGCATCTGGTGATGCCGCAGCGCTTCCACATCACGCA
Encoded here:
- the corA gene encoding magnesium/cobalt transporter CorA, encoding MLNIFTLANGRLVQEEIESLEELSKFQPIWVDLESPTLEEKRWIKQYYGLSIPEDAMDEDIEESARFYEEDNGELHIRSDFLIDDDEDPRTVRVAFILNQHNTDLRSRGVLFSIHDEDVPVFRLLRMRARRAPGLIEDAKEVMLKLFDADAEYSADTLENIYDELEVAGKKVLSGNVTDELAGEVLGLIARQEDLNGRIRRNVMDTRRAVSFMMRSKMLNAEQFEEARQILRDIESLDNHTAFLFDKINFLMDATVGFININQNKTIKIFSVASVALLPPTLIASIYGMNFKFMPELDWAMGYPYAIALMAASALVPMWYFRRRGWLK
- a CDS encoding YoaK family protein translates to MRRLRFLTNRHRAPSTNTALGLLLAFNAGAVNAGGFLVLHMYTSHMTGFASQLADGMVLGNLTLLLNAVGAILAFVSGAAVCAVLVNWARQHRLHGVYALPLLLEAALMFPFGLAGAITLTWATPFAVPLTVLLLSFIMGLQNAVASKTSGGSTRTTHMTGNITDVGIELGKMLYWNRRAPSTPLPVRHDRSRLRRCGGLVGMFVLGGAVGALGFKHVGFICVVPLAALLLALSIPPLLRDLPSLRRLAP
- a CDS encoding peptide ABC transporter ATP-binding protein; this translates as MSDAPPEIVVEARNLQRTYAVRRGLFRAPAQLRAVGDISFRLERGRTLAVVGESGCGKSTLARMVALIEKPTAGQLTLIGADAVSPPHERKRELRQAVQLVFQNPYGSLNPRKKISAVLEDPLAINTTLSKAERADKAREMLARVGLRPEYANRYPHMFSGGQRQRIAIARALMLSPRLLVADEPVSALDVSIQAQVLNLLADLQAELGLAYLFISHDLGVVRHIAHDVLVMYLGHAVEQGPKSRIFARPLHPYTQALLASTPGLSSQRIVLKGELPSPLNPPTGCVFSTRCPHVQPRCREERPALRALDERLVACHFAEQFLEGVPAVRADGPVLAAS
- a CDS encoding ABC transporter substrate-binding protein, encoding MKTQPSVSRRSQKLALLAPAALTALTLACGAVSAKTLVYCSEGSPENFYPGMNTTGTSFDVTTQVYNTIVEFERGGTKVMPGLAEKWDISADGTVYTFHLRKGVKWHTTSKSFKPTRDFNADDFIFMLERQWKESDPFFRVTSQNHSYFNDMGMPKLLKSVDRIDDHTVKITLNQAEAPFLANLAMQYAGIQSKEYAIAMLKAGTPEKVDQDPVGTGPFYLVQYQKDAIIRFKAFPQYWGGKAKIDDLVFAITPDASVRWAKLQKGECHVMPYPNPADLDAIRKDPNVQVLEQPGLNVGYLSYNTTKKPFDDVRVRKAINMAINKKAIIDGVYLTTGVAAKNPIPPTLWSYNDAVKDDPYDPEAAKKLLAQAGFPDGFSTDLWAMPVQRPYNPNAKRIAELMQADLAKINVKAEIKSFEWGEYRKRLQAGEHQMGMLGWTGDNGDPDNFLYTLLGCASAKSASGSNISKFCYQPYEDLVVKAKSATKQSERDALYKKAQVIFKEQAPWFTIAHAVQLKPVRKEVIDFKLSPFGRHTFYGVDIK
- a CDS encoding 5'-methylthioadenosine/adenosylhomocysteine nucleosidase; protein product: MSKPIAIVAAMHEELSALLARMPDEQRVRVAGRDFWVGHLQGQPVVAVLSRIGKVAAAVTATVLLERFGVRAIVFTGVAGGLAPGVNVGDVVVATELLQHDMDASPIFPKYEVPLMGRSRFASDAAIGDALAAVAEAALRDPVRLVGQKAVDEFHLHSPKVHRGLLISGDRFVSTTAESGALQRSLPDALAVEMEGAAMAQACHDYGVPFAALRTISDRADDAAHGDFTRFVAEVASRYSLALVDAWLASLPRDVA